From a region of the Zingiber officinale cultivar Zhangliang chromosome 10B, Zo_v1.1, whole genome shotgun sequence genome:
- the LOC122029805 gene encoding protein TIFY 10b-like isoform X2 translates to MAEKMAKSQFSLTCSLFSQYLKEKRSLGNINLAPTTLHHQAKEKPISPTTLNLLPGVDVSAEDQSNPDKKTPISMELFPQRAGFDSPAKEEFVKIPSNTEEAGKASLTIFYNGKVLIFNDFPEAKAKNLMQMAGRERNLAVQKLASATGSQPPAPEQNPAAQPNSSDMPIARRNSLHRFLEKRKDRINTKAPYQVHGGISPAPEAAGKPENGQPWLGLGRQAVKKEPAGC, encoded by the exons ATGGCGGAGAAGATGGCCAAGTCTCAGTTCTCTCTCACTTGCAGCCTTTTTAGCCAATATTTGAAGGAAAAGAGGAGCCTTGGAAACATCAACCTGGCCCCTACGACTCTTCATCACCAAGCTAAAG AGAAGCCGATATCTCCTACCACCTTGAACCTGCTACCGGGCGTGGATGTGTCCGCTGAGGATCAGTCCAACCCGGACAAAAAAACTCCAATATCCATGGAATTATTTCCGCAGCGCGCAGGTTTTGATTCCCCTGCCAAGGAAGAATTTGTCAAGATTCCTTCAAACACGGA GGAGGCAGGGAAGGCTTCGCTGACCATCTTTTACAACGGCAAGGTGCTGATTTTCAACGATTTCCCGGAGGCGAAGGCCAAGAATCTGATGCAAATGGCAGGGAGAGAGAGGAATCTCGCAGTTCAAAAGCTTGCCTCAGCTACCGGCAGTCAGCCGCCAGCGCCGGAGCAGAATCCAGCTGCTCAGCCTAATTCTTCtg ACATGCCCATAGCAAGGAGAAACTCTCTGCACCGGTTCCTGGAGAAGAGGAAGGATAG GATTAACACCAAAGCTCCATACCAAGTCCACGGCGGTatctcgccggcgccggaggcCGCAGGGAAGCCGGAAAACGGCCAGCCTTGGCTTGGATTGGGCAGACAAGCTGTGAAAAAGGAGCCTGCTGGATGTTAG
- the LOC122029805 gene encoding protein TIFY 10a-like isoform X1, whose translation MAEKMAKSQFSLTCSLFSQYLKEKRSLGNINLAPTTLHHQAKEKPISPTTLNLLPGVDVSAEDQSNPDKKTPISMELFPQRAGFDSPAKEEFVKIPSNTEEAGKASLTIFYNGKVLIFNDFPEAKAKNLMQMAGRERNLAVQKLASATGSQPPAPEQNPAAQPNSSADMPIARRNSLHRFLEKRKDRINTKAPYQVHGGISPAPEAAGKPENGQPWLGLGRQAVKKEPAGC comes from the exons ATGGCGGAGAAGATGGCCAAGTCTCAGTTCTCTCTCACTTGCAGCCTTTTTAGCCAATATTTGAAGGAAAAGAGGAGCCTTGGAAACATCAACCTGGCCCCTACGACTCTTCATCACCAAGCTAAAG AGAAGCCGATATCTCCTACCACCTTGAACCTGCTACCGGGCGTGGATGTGTCCGCTGAGGATCAGTCCAACCCGGACAAAAAAACTCCAATATCCATGGAATTATTTCCGCAGCGCGCAGGTTTTGATTCCCCTGCCAAGGAAGAATTTGTCAAGATTCCTTCAAACACGGA GGAGGCAGGGAAGGCTTCGCTGACCATCTTTTACAACGGCAAGGTGCTGATTTTCAACGATTTCCCGGAGGCGAAGGCCAAGAATCTGATGCAAATGGCAGGGAGAGAGAGGAATCTCGCAGTTCAAAAGCTTGCCTCAGCTACCGGCAGTCAGCCGCCAGCGCCGGAGCAGAATCCAGCTGCTCAGCCTAATTCTTCtg CAGACATGCCCATAGCAAGGAGAAACTCTCTGCACCGGTTCCTGGAGAAGAGGAAGGATAG GATTAACACCAAAGCTCCATACCAAGTCCACGGCGGTatctcgccggcgccggaggcCGCAGGGAAGCCGGAAAACGGCCAGCCTTGGCTTGGATTGGGCAGACAAGCTGTGAAAAAGGAGCCTGCTGGATGTTAG